A genome region from Clostridia bacterium includes the following:
- a CDS encoding Crp/Fnr family transcriptional regulator, translating to MINNAVTLKHGNKLLLNHPQIYQFAKIVKYRKKDIVFREGTIGNHIYILLSGVLMAYRTSENGQQRILQFFRPNDIYGNITLVEDYVHTMTVEVLEPAVNLEINKRYVKQLISQEPEILWYLYEDIAKKLCSTAQMIEDNYLTAEQRIVKSIINLCRQFGYSTKNGIELKVNLTQDELARYAGTTRVTAAKQLSSLVDRGIIRTMPKPWIIYRMDELMNYLQ from the coding sequence AAGCATGGTAATAAATTACTCCTTAATCATCCACAAATTTATCAGTTTGCTAAAATTGTTAAGTATCGTAAGAAAGATATCGTTTTTAGAGAGGGGACAATAGGAAATCATATTTATATACTTTTGAGCGGTGTCTTGATGGCATATCGCACATCCGAAAATGGTCAACAAAGAATATTGCAGTTTTTTCGGCCGAATGATATTTACGGCAATATCACGTTAGTGGAAGACTATGTCCATACGATGACAGTTGAAGTTCTGGAACCGGCCGTGAACTTGGAAATAAATAAGAGGTATGTCAAACAGTTGATATCACAGGAACCGGAAATTCTTTGGTATCTATATGAGGATATTGCAAAAAAGCTTTGCAGTACGGCACAAATGATTGAAGATAACTATCTCACGGCAGAACAGCGAATTGTCAAAAGTATTATCAACCTCTGTCGGCAGTTTGGTTATAGCACAAAAAACGGAATTGAATTGAAGGTAAATCTGACCCAGGATGAATTAGCCAGGTACGCAGGAACGACAAGGGTTACCGCCGCAAAGCAGCTGTCATCTCTGGTTGACAGGGGTATTATTAGAACCATGCCAAAACCGTGGATTATTTATAGGATGGATGAGCTAATGAACTACTT